One genomic segment of Hordeum vulgare subsp. vulgare chromosome 2H, MorexV3_pseudomolecules_assembly, whole genome shotgun sequence includes these proteins:
- the LOC123424589 gene encoding elongation factor 1-alpha, translating into MGKEKIHISIVVIGHVDSGKSTTTGHLIYKLGGIDKRVIERFEKEAAEMNKRSFKYAWVLDKLKAERERGITIDIALWKFETTKYSCTVIDAPGHRDFIKNMITGTSQADCAVLIIDSTTGGFEAGISKDGQTREHALLAFTLGVKQMICCCNKMDATTPKYSKSRYDEIVKEVSSYLKKVGYNPDKVPFVPISGFEGDNMIERSSNLDWYKGPTLLEALDQINEPKRPSDKPLRLPLQDVYKIGGIGTVPVGRVETGVIKPGMVVTFGPTGLTTEVKSVEMHHESLLEALPGDNVGFNVKNVAVKDLKRGYVASNSKDDPAKEAANFTAQVIIMNHPGQISNGYAPVLDCHTSHIAVKFAEIQTKIDRRSGKELEAAPKFLKNGDAGFVKMIPTKPMVVETFAQYPPLGRFAVRDMRQTVAVGVIKSVEKKEPTGAKVTKAAIKKK; encoded by the exons ATGGGCAAGGAGAAGATCCACATCAGCATTGTGGTCATTGGCCATGTCGACTCTGGCAAGTCAACCACGACTGGCCACCTCATCTACAAGCTTGGTGGCATTGACAAGCGTGTGATCGAGAGGTTCGAGAAGGAAGCAGCTGAGATGAACAAGAGGTCATTCAAGTATGCCTGGGTGCTTGACAAGCTCAAGGCTGAGCGTGAGAGGGGTATCACCATCGATATCGCCCTGTGGAAGTTTGAGACCACCAAGTACTCCTGCACTGTCATTGATGCTCCTGGTCACCGTGATTTCATCAAGAACATGATCACTGGGACCTCCCAGGCTGATTGTGCTGTGCTTATCATTGACTCCACCACTGGTGGTTTTGAGGCTGGTATCTCCAAGGATGGCCAGACCCGTGAGCATGCTCTCCTTGCTTTCACTCTTGGTGTGAAGCAGATGATCTGCTGCTGCAACAAG ATGGACGCCACCACTCCCAAGTACTCGAAGTCCCGTTACGATGAAATTGTCAAGGAAGTCTCTTCATACCTGAAGAAGGTCGGCTACAACCCTGACAAGGTTCCCTTCGTCCCCATCTCTGGGTTTGAGGGTGACAACATGATTGAGAGGTCCTCCAACCTTGACTGGTACAAGGGCCCGACCCTGCTTGAGGCGCTTGACCAGATCAATGAGCCCAAGAGGCCCTCAGACAAGCCCCTGCGTCTTCCCCTTCAGGATGTGTACAAGATTGGCGGCATTGGAACTGTGCCAGTGGGACGTGTTGAGACTGGAGTCATCAAGCCAGGCATGGTTGTCACCTTTGGCCCTACTGGCCTGACCACTGAGGTCAAGTCCGTTGAGATGCACCACGAGTCTCTCCTGGAGGCGCTTCCTGGTGACAACGTCGGCTTTAACGTCAAGAATGTTGCCGTCAAGGATCTCAAGCGTGGGTACGTTGCTTCCAACTCCAAGGACGACCCTGCCAAGGAGGCTGCCAACTTCACCGCCCAGGTCATCATCATGAACCACCCTGGCCAGATCAGCAATGGCTACGCCCCGGTGCTGGACTGCCACACGTCCCACATTGCCGTCAAGTTTGCTGAGATCCAGACCAAGATCGACAGGCGGTCCGGCAAGGAGCTGGAGGCGGCGCCCAAGTTCCTCAAGAACGGCGACGCCGGGTTCGTCAAGATGATCCCCACCAAGCCCATGGTGGTGGAGACCTTCGCCCAGTACCCTCCCCTGGGCCGTTTTGCCGTGCGTGACATGAGGCAGACGGTTGCCGTGGGCGTGATCAAGAGCGTGGAGAAGAAGGAGCCGACAGGTGCCAAGGTGACCAAGGCTGCGATCAAGAAGAAATGA
- the LOC123429367 gene encoding probable metal-nicotianamine transporter YSL6, translating into MGLEADAAEMTGPLLAGVPSAAEAVPPWREQLTVRGVVVSAILGVLFCLVTHRLNLTVGIVPSLNIAAGLLAYFLVRTWTTALGMFGVVSKPFTKQENTVIQTCVVACYGLATSGGFGSYMLAMDQKTYELIGTDYPGNRAMDVKNPSLSWMIGFMFLVSFLGIFILVALRKVMVLNYKLTYPRGTATAMFINSVHGTTGDELVEKQVSCLGKYLSVSFLWNCFKWFFSGVGDSCGFDNFPSLGLAAFKNTFYFDFSPTYIGCGLICPHIVNCSALLGATISWGFLWPYISSKAGEWYPANLGSNDFKGLYGYKVFISISLILGDGIYNLIKIIYATIKKIRNARAKQERLPLIWVQDDDKLSKVSVKEKLLNEVFLTDSIPSWLARSGYVGLAAISTAIVPMMFPQLKWYLVLSAYVFAPLLAFCNSYGTGLTDWNLASTYGKIGVFIFASWVGRHGGVIAGLASCGVLMPIVSTAGDLMHDFKTGYQTLSSPKSMFVSQMIGTALGCVIAPLTFWLYWTSFDVGNPNGMFKAPYAIIFREMSIIGVEGFSVLPQHCLAICSFFFFAAIAIKLMRDVTPNCVSNFIPLPMAMAIPFYIGANFAIDMFVGTVILFVWERVNRKESEEFAGAVASGLICGDGIWSVPSAVMSILRIDPPMCMYFKPSFTYG; encoded by the exons ATGGGATTGGAGGCGGACGCTGCAGAGATGACAGGGCCCCTCCTTGCCGGCGTGCCGTCTGCGGCGGAGGCGGTGCCACCGTGGCGGGAGCAGCTGACGGTGCGGGGTGTGGTGGTGAGCGCCATCCTGGGGGTGCTCTTCTGCCTCGTCACGCACAGGCTCAACCTCACGGTGGGGATCGTTCCTTCGCTCAACATCGCCGCGGGCCTGCTCGCCTACTTCCTCGTGCGGACCTGGACCACGGCGCTGGGCATGTTCGGCGTCGTCTCCAAGCCTTTCACCAAGCAGGAGAACACCGTCATCCAGACATGCGTCGTCGCCTGCTACGGCCTCGCCACCAGCG GGGGATTCGGATCGTATATGCTTGCAATGGATCAAAAAACTTACGAGCTTATCGGGACCGATTATCCTGGTAACAGGGCAATGGATGTGAAGAATCCCTCATTGAGTTGGATGATCGGCTTTATGTTTCTAGTTAGCTTCCTTGGTATTTTTATTCTCGTTGCGCTGCGCAAG GTGATGGTGTTAAACTATAAGCTTACCTATCCCAGAGGAACTGCCACCGCAATGTTCATAAACAGCGTCCACGGCACTACCGGTGATGAATTAGTGGA AAAACAAGTTAGTTGTCTTGGAAAGTATTTAAGTGTAAGTTTTCTTTGGAACTGCTTTAAATGGTTCTTCAGTGGTGTTGGGGATTCTTGTGGCTTCGACAATTTCCCTTCTCTGGGCCTTGCAGCATTTAAGAATAC GTTTTATTTTGACTTCAGTCCAACCTATATTGGATGTGGTCTTATATGCCCACATATAGTTAACTGCTCTGCACTTCTTGGAGCCACCATATCctggggttttctttggccatatATATCCTCCAAAGCTGGGGAGTGGTATCCAGCTAACCTTGGAAGCAACGACTTCAAAGGACTCTATGGGTACAAG GTTTTCATATCCATATCCTTGATACTTGGTGACGGTATTTATAACCTCATCAAAATCATTTATGCTACTATCAAGAAAATACGGAATGCACGAGCAAAGCAAGAAAGACTTCCCCTTATATGGGTTCAGGATG ATGATAAACTTTCCAAAGTATCAGTCAAGGAAAAGCTTCTAAATGAGGTCTTTCTAACAGACAGTATCCCTTCCTGGTTGGCAAGATCTGGTTATGTGGGCCTTGCAGCAATTTCAACTGccattgtaccaatgatgtttccACAACTCAAGTGGTACCTTGTCCTCTCAGCTTATGTGTTTGCTCCTCTACTTGCCTTCTGCAACTCATACGGCACTGGACTAACAGACTGGAACCTTGCATCCACATATGGAAAGATTGGTGTTTTCATTTTTGCCTCATGGGTTGGCCGACATGGCGGTGTGATTGCCGGCTTAGCATCTTGTGGTGTTCTGATGCCCATAGTATCCACAGCTGGTGATCTCATGCATGACTTTAAGACTGGTTACCAGACCCTCTCTTCGCCAAAGTCCATGTTTGTGTCACAGATGATTGGGACTGCCCTTGGATGTGTCATTGCTCCTCTAACCTTTTGGCTTTACTGGACATCCTTCGATGTTGGCAATCCTAATGGCATGTTCAAAGCTCCATATGCAATAATCTTTCGTGAGATGTCAATCATCGGTGTCGAAGGATTTTCAGTGTTACCACAACATTGCCTAGCAATatgctctttcttcttctttgcagCCATAGCAATCAAGCTCATGCGGGACGTCACCCCAAATTGTGTGTCCAATTTCATCCCGCTCCCGATGGCCATGGCTATTCCATTCTACATTGGGGCAAATTTTGCGATCGACATGTTTGTCGGGACCGTCATCTTGTTTGTCTGGGAGAGGGTGAATCGTAAGGAGTCTGAGGAGTTTGCTGGTGCGGTTGCTTCTGGTTTGATCTGCGGTGATGGTATCTGGAGTGTTCCATCTGCGGTGATGTCCATCTTGAGGATCGACCCACCGATGTGCATGTACTTCAAGCCATCTTTCACTTATGGCTGA